The Thermoleophilaceae bacterium genome includes a window with the following:
- a CDS encoding ABC transporter permease, translating into MTGSAGLYWLARREVLRVGKLWSQTVLAPVISSLLFILVFGLSLGGRIREFGGVDYEVFIVPGLIVMAMVQASYNNNASTIFQARADRYVHDVLSAPMHPWQMNLGYNVGGLVRALAIGISLLVLSVPLTGVPVERPFALAAAVLLGLVLFGALGTVVGIFAEQWDHTTFISNILILPLTFVGGVFYSVEVLPSPWEELSHFNPIFYLVNAVRFGFLGTSDVSIWLCLGVTAMLAVPAYLWSQWLFSSGRRLKP; encoded by the coding sequence GTGACCGGCAGCGCCGGCCTCTACTGGCTCGCCCGGCGCGAGGTGCTGCGGGTGGGCAAGCTCTGGAGCCAGACGGTGCTGGCGCCGGTCATCTCGTCGCTGCTGTTCATCCTCGTGTTCGGCCTGTCGCTGGGTGGGCGCATCCGCGAGTTCGGGGGCGTGGACTACGAGGTGTTCATCGTGCCCGGCCTGATCGTGATGGCGATGGTGCAGGCCTCCTACAACAACAACGCCTCCACGATCTTCCAGGCCCGGGCCGACCGCTACGTGCACGACGTGCTCTCCGCGCCCATGCACCCGTGGCAGATGAACCTCGGCTACAACGTCGGCGGGCTGGTGAGGGCGCTCGCCATCGGCATCTCGCTCCTGGTGCTCTCGGTACCGCTCACGGGCGTTCCGGTGGAACGGCCATTCGCGCTGGCGGCCGCGGTCCTGCTGGGGCTGGTGCTGTTCGGCGCACTCGGCACCGTCGTCGGGATCTTCGCCGAGCAGTGGGACCACACCACGTTCATCTCGAACATCCTGATCCTGCCGCTCACGTTCGTCGGCGGCGTCTTCTACTCGGTCGAGGTGCTCCCCTCGCCATGGGAGGAGCTGTCGCACTTCAACCCGATCTTCTATCTCGTGAACGCCGTGCGCTTCGGCTTCCTGGGCACCAGCGACGTGAGCATCTGGCTTTGCCTGGGCGTCACCGCGATGCTCGCGGTGCCCGCGTACCTGTGGTCCCAGTGGCTGTTCTCGAGCGGCCGGAGGCTCAAGCCGTGA
- a CDS encoding ABC transporter ATP-binding protein — protein MSASADAPALELRGLTKRYDDGTVALEGFDLTVPAGSFFGLLGPNGAGKTTLISAVCNLIRVTEGEVLVFGEPANSLTARAWVGLSEQDVNLDRFLTVRETLIYHGGWFGMGKAEAEERSDEMIDVFDLRAKAAVRTPKLSGGMRRRLLLARALMHHPRLVILDEPTAGVDFELRQELWTYIRKLHEAGTTILLTTHYLEEAETLCEEIALIRGGRLVARDTAAGLREHYGVSTLADVYVKAIHQ, from the coding sequence ATGTCCGCGTCCGCTGACGCTCCGGCCCTGGAGCTTCGCGGGCTCACGAAGCGCTACGACGACGGCACGGTGGCACTCGAGGGCTTCGACCTCACCGTGCCGGCGGGCAGCTTCTTCGGCCTGCTCGGGCCCAACGGCGCGGGCAAGACCACGCTCATCAGCGCCGTCTGCAACCTCATCCGCGTGACCGAGGGCGAGGTGCTGGTGTTCGGCGAGCCCGCGAACTCGCTCACCGCGCGGGCGTGGGTGGGGCTCTCCGAGCAGGACGTGAACCTCGACCGCTTCCTCACGGTGCGCGAGACGCTCATCTACCACGGCGGCTGGTTCGGGATGGGCAAGGCGGAGGCCGAGGAGCGGTCGGACGAGATGATCGACGTGTTCGACCTGCGCGCGAAGGCCGCGGTGCGCACGCCCAAGCTCTCGGGCGGCATGCGCCGGCGGCTGCTGCTGGCGCGCGCGCTCATGCACCACCCGCGCCTGGTGATCCTCGACGAGCCCACCGCCGGCGTGGACTTCGAGCTGCGCCAGGAGCTCTGGACCTACATCCGCAAGCTGCACGAGGCCGGCACCACGATCCTCCTCACCACCCACTACCTCGAGGAGGCGGAGACGCTGTGTGAGGAGATAGCGCTCATCCGCGGCGGCCGCCTCGTGGCGCGTGACACGGCCGCCGGCCTGCGCGAGCACTACGGCGTGAGCACGCTGGCCGACGTCTACGTGAAGGCGATCCACCAGTGA
- a CDS encoding penicillin-insensitive murein endopeptidase translates to MTSGLAAVLASLSLALTGLAEREAAHAQVRPTPPPATDVPGPGRRGEFGGAPIALPTKAPVAVGKPNDGRLMRGIRVPDEGPLFFTWDPVRERSPNRSWRRYGSARLLATVDAVLKEYHRRNPNAPRVAIGDLSRSRGGGFGRRFGGLGHASHQNGLDVDIYYPRKDRREREPTRVSQIDLRLAQDLVDLFVAEGARYVFVGPRTRLHGPPNVVQELVHHDDHLHVRVR, encoded by the coding sequence GTGACGTCCGGACTCGCTGCCGTCCTCGCTTCTCTTAGCTTGGCTCTCACCGGCCTTGCCGAGCGTGAGGCCGCGCATGCGCAGGTTCGGCCGACTCCGCCGCCTGCCACCGACGTGCCTGGGCCCGGGCGGCGCGGTGAGTTCGGCGGCGCTCCCATCGCGCTGCCCACCAAGGCCCCCGTGGCGGTGGGGAAGCCCAACGACGGGCGGCTCATGCGCGGCATCCGGGTGCCTGACGAGGGGCCCCTGTTCTTCACCTGGGACCCGGTCCGCGAGCGCTCGCCCAATCGCTCGTGGCGACGGTACGGCAGCGCGCGGCTGCTTGCCACGGTCGACGCCGTCCTCAAGGAGTACCACCGCCGCAACCCGAACGCCCCGCGCGTTGCCATCGGCGACCTCAGCCGCAGCCGCGGCGGCGGGTTCGGCCGGCGCTTCGGCGGTCTCGGGCACGCCTCGCACCAGAACGGGCTCGACGTGGACATCTACTACCCGCGCAAGGACCGGCGGGAGCGCGAGCCCACCCGGGTGTCGCAGATCGACCTGCGCCTGGCGCAGGACCTGGTGGACCTGTTCGTGGCCGAGGGCGCGCGCTACGTGTTCGTGGGCCCGCGGACCCGGCTGCACGGCCCCCCTAATGTTGTCCAGGAGCTCGTGCACCACGACGACCACCTGCATGTCCGCGTCCGCTGA
- a CDS encoding glucose-1-phosphate thymidylyltransferase, with translation MEALKGLILSGGKGTRLRPLTHTSAKQLVPVANKPVLFYGIEAMAAAGIEEVGIIIAPETGDEIREAAGDGSRFGVRISYIEQDEPLGLAHAVLTAEAFLSGSAFVMYLGDNLLRDGITDLVATFREEEPDALILLTPVPDPQHYGVAELDDGRVSRLVEKPKEPATDLALVGVYMFTPPIFDAARAIEPSWRDELEITDAIQHLVDSGKRVDPHIVHGWWKDTGQVDDMLEANRLILDELEERSDGELIDCQVEGRVVIEAGARLERATVRGPAIIGRDSRVTDAYIGPYTAVGDGVTIEKAELEHSIVMPGSSIRELEGRIEASLIGKDVRIGRGPKMPRAYRFVVGDSSEIEIL, from the coding sequence ATGGAGGCGCTCAAGGGGCTGATCCTGTCCGGCGGCAAGGGCACGCGCCTGCGCCCGCTCACCCACACCAGCGCCAAGCAGCTCGTGCCCGTGGCCAACAAGCCCGTCCTCTTCTACGGGATCGAGGCGATGGCGGCGGCGGGCATCGAGGAGGTGGGGATCATCATCGCCCCGGAGACCGGCGACGAGATCCGTGAGGCGGCCGGCGATGGCTCGCGCTTCGGCGTGCGGATCTCCTACATCGAGCAGGACGAGCCGCTGGGCCTGGCCCACGCCGTGCTCACGGCCGAGGCGTTCCTGAGCGGCTCGGCGTTCGTGATGTACCTGGGCGACAACCTGCTGCGCGACGGCATCACCGACCTGGTGGCCACCTTCCGCGAGGAGGAGCCCGACGCGCTCATCCTCCTCACCCCCGTGCCCGACCCCCAGCACTACGGCGTGGCGGAGCTCGACGACGGGCGCGTGTCGCGGCTGGTGGAGAAGCCCAAGGAGCCGGCCACCGACCTCGCGCTCGTGGGCGTGTACATGTTCACGCCGCCGATCTTCGACGCCGCGCGCGCCATCGAGCCGTCGTGGCGCGACGAGCTGGAGATCACCGACGCCATCCAGCACCTCGTGGACTCCGGCAAGCGCGTGGACCCCCACATCGTGCACGGCTGGTGGAAGGACACCGGCCAGGTGGACGACATGCTCGAGGCCAACCGGCTGATCCTCGACGAGCTGGAAGAGCGCAGCGACGGCGAGCTGATCGACTGCCAGGTGGAGGGCCGCGTGGTGATCGAGGCCGGGGCCCGGCTGGAGCGCGCCACGGTGCGCGGCCCGGCGATCATCGGGCGCGACTCACGGGTGACCGACGCCTACATCGGGCCCTACACGGCGGTGGGCGACGGCGTGACGATCGAGAAGGCCGAGCTCGAGCACTCCATCGTCATGCCCGGCTCGTCCATTCGCGAGCTGGAGGGCCGCATCGAGGCCAGCCTGATCGGCAAGGACGTGCGCATCGGTCGCGGGCCCAAGATGCCGCGCGCCTACCGCTTCGTGGTGGGCGACAGCTCAGAGATCGAGATCCTCTGA
- a CDS encoding ferritin-like domain-containing protein: MATTTPSEGILSEDRSGDREQIIDLLTKAYWMEIETVMSYISNSINPDGVRAQEIIESLEEDIQEELGHARQFGERIKELYGVVPGSLGFKAEQDFLQPPERQTDIVHVIRGVIKAETAAIEHYNQVIEFCDDKDLVTQDMVIAILRDEEQHRRLFEGFLREYEVEGLA; encoded by the coding sequence ATGGCTACCACGACACCCTCCGAAGGCATCTTGAGCGAGGACCGCTCCGGCGATCGGGAGCAGATCATCGACCTCCTCACCAAGGCTTACTGGATGGAGATCGAGACGGTGATGAGCTACATCTCCAACTCGATCAACCCGGACGGGGTGCGGGCGCAGGAGATCATCGAGTCGCTCGAGGAAGACATCCAGGAGGAGCTCGGGCATGCACGCCAGTTCGGCGAGCGCATCAAGGAGCTCTACGGCGTGGTGCCGGGCTCGCTCGGCTTCAAGGCGGAGCAGGACTTCCTGCAGCCACCGGAGCGCCAGACAGACATCGTGCACGTGATCCGGGGCGTCATCAAGGCCGAGACCGCCGCCATCGAGCACTACAACCAGGTCATCGAGTTCTGCGACGACAAGGACCTCGTGACGCAGGACATGGTCATCGCGATCCTCCGCGACGAGGAGCAGCACAGGCGGCTCTTCGAGGGCTTCCTGCGCGAGTACGAGGTCGAGGGACTGGCGTGA
- a CDS encoding PPOX class F420-dependent oxidoreductase: MPSRRDQIRLSDHEVRAYLEDRKTMIVATIGPNGRPHLMPLWFVPDGLTLRGWTFAKSQKARNLERDPRATLEVEDGVEYHELRGVMLECDVELLRDAEAVGDIGAALVDRYAGGGEEAKAAFRAQAPKRVGMVFTPTRVVTWDHRKLAGTY, translated from the coding sequence ATGCCATCGCGCAGGGACCAGATCCGCTTGTCCGACCACGAGGTGCGCGCCTACCTCGAGGACAGGAAGACCATGATCGTGGCCACCATCGGCCCGAACGGCCGCCCCCATCTCATGCCGCTCTGGTTCGTGCCCGACGGGCTCACGCTGCGCGGCTGGACGTTCGCCAAGTCGCAGAAGGCCAGGAACCTCGAGCGCGACCCGCGCGCCACCCTCGAGGTGGAGGACGGCGTGGAGTACCACGAGCTTCGCGGCGTGATGCTCGAATGCGACGTGGAGCTGCTGCGCGACGCCGAAGCGGTGGGCGATATCGGCGCGGCCCTGGTGGACCGCTACGCGGGCGGCGGCGAGGAGGCCAAGGCGGCGTTCCGGGCGCAGGCCCCCAAGCGCGTGGGGATGGTCTTCACGCCCACCCGCGTGGTCACCTGGGACCACCGCAAGCTGGCGGGCACGTACTGA
- a CDS encoding SDR family oxidoreductase yields MTGGGVLVAGGTGALGAAVVRELLSAERPVWATWLVESERERMEEAAGLTLVRADLFDPGEAAAAVAAVDDLSAVVDLVGGFSSGPLVHETEPDEFERLLRLNLRPAFLLARAAMPHLVERGGGSFVAVSARAALRPFAGAAAYSTAKAAVLAFVRALDADYRAAGVRANAILPSVIDTSANRAASPDADHSRWVSPDEIARVVRFLVSEDSAPTSGAAIPVYGRA; encoded by the coding sequence ATGACCGGCGGAGGTGTCCTCGTGGCCGGCGGCACAGGCGCGCTCGGCGCGGCGGTCGTCCGCGAGCTGCTGTCCGCGGAGCGACCGGTCTGGGCCACCTGGCTGGTCGAATCCGAGCGCGAGCGGATGGAGGAGGCAGCCGGGCTCACGCTCGTCCGCGCCGACCTGTTCGACCCGGGCGAGGCGGCCGCGGCCGTCGCCGCGGTCGACGACCTCTCGGCCGTGGTCGACCTCGTCGGCGGCTTCTCCTCCGGGCCGCTCGTCCACGAGACCGAGCCGGACGAGTTCGAGCGCCTGCTGCGCCTCAACCTGCGCCCGGCCTTTCTCCTCGCGCGCGCGGCGATGCCGCATCTGGTGGAGCGGGGCGGTGGCTCGTTCGTCGCCGTGTCCGCGCGCGCGGCGCTGCGGCCGTTCGCGGGCGCCGCCGCATACAGCACCGCCAAGGCCGCGGTGCTCGCGTTCGTGCGCGCGCTCGATGCCGACTACCGGGCGGCCGGAGTGCGCGCCAACGCGATCCTGCCGAGCGTGATCGACACCTCGGCCAACCGCGCGGCGTCACCGGACGCCGACCACTCGCGCTGGGTGTCACCGGACGAGATCGCCAGGGTCGTGCGCTTCCTCGTGTCGGAGGACTCCGCGCCCACGAGCGGCGCGGCGATCCCGGTGTACGGGCGGGCCTGA
- the rfbD gene encoding dTDP-4-dehydrorhamnose reductase yields MKVLVTGGSGMLGTDVARAAAFVNHEVVSVGHDELDIADAEAVRARIASELPDAVVNCAAYTNVDGAEDDLRGAMDVNGHGARNVAEAAAIVEAPVVFVSTDYVFDGTKDGPYVESDDVHPLSVYGQSKLAGEHETARSGERHFVVRTSWLFGTAGRNFVETMLGLAADHGEVVVVRDQLGCPTYTGHLADAIVRLLDTRSYGVHHISGDGSCSWYDFAREIFGESGTACRVMSCTTDETGRRAPRPRNSVLVTEREDTLLLPDWREGLRSYLAERVAAPDRAQA; encoded by the coding sequence ATGAAGGTGCTCGTCACCGGCGGCAGCGGCATGCTGGGCACCGACGTGGCCCGGGCTGCGGCGTTCGTGAACCACGAGGTGGTGTCCGTGGGCCACGACGAGCTGGACATCGCCGACGCCGAGGCGGTGCGCGCGCGGATCGCCTCCGAGCTGCCCGACGCGGTGGTCAACTGCGCCGCCTACACGAACGTCGACGGCGCCGAGGACGACCTGCGCGGCGCCATGGACGTGAACGGGCACGGCGCCCGCAACGTGGCCGAGGCGGCCGCGATCGTGGAGGCGCCGGTGGTGTTCGTCTCCACCGACTACGTCTTCGACGGCACCAAGGACGGCCCGTATGTGGAGTCGGACGACGTGCACCCGCTGTCGGTGTACGGGCAGAGCAAGCTGGCCGGCGAGCACGAGACGGCCCGCTCCGGCGAGCGCCACTTCGTCGTGCGCACGTCCTGGCTGTTCGGCACGGCGGGGCGCAACTTCGTCGAGACGATGCTGGGACTCGCCGCCGACCACGGCGAGGTGGTGGTGGTGCGCGACCAGTTGGGCTGCCCCACCTATACCGGCCACCTGGCCGACGCGATCGTGCGGTTGCTCGACACGCGCTCCTACGGCGTGCATCACATCTCCGGCGACGGCTCGTGCTCCTGGTACGACTTTGCGCGTGAGATCTTCGGCGAGTCAGGCACGGCCTGCCGAGTGATGTCCTGCACCACCGACGAGACGGGCCGCCGGGCGCCGCGCCCGCGCAACTCCGTGCTGGTCACCGAGCGCGAGGACACGCTGCTGCTACCCGATTGGCGCGAGGGGCTGCGCAGCTACCTGGCCGAACGGGTGGCCGCACCCGACAGGGCACAGGCGTGA
- a CDS encoding WYL domain-containing protein yields MAKDTEKLIRQLSLISFLMAERRPVTALEIKREVEGYSGMNDDAFARRFYADRAELESLGIELKVDKPAEGYYEAENYTLPPENFYLPAIEFTDGELGALRTSLTLLDGEFAYAEPLRLALQQLSWGKPSPLAAPEHRSVSLAVTAGAGGRDLSQRLSKIETAIFRRKTIIFDYYTMGRDSEESRRVDPHHLLFKGGQFYLVGHSHERGDMRVFRLSRIRGKVSYASKAEHDFTRREDFDPRDYATRTDWQLGEPAGTAEVWISNRIDWLVTRHFGHAGEITEADDGVVFRTPYANSRQVVSWVLGLGERARILGPPELAEEADRRLALVVERHSEGPELAAARKRRAAPAAAGDDGGDGKRETPIRPERFARLVTLAGILIQAARDGDKLDVRALCESLQVSEEELREDIDVLNVVNFGGGSYVLYAEIQGDAIEVDPEPYGDNFAQPARLLPLEAKALVAAIDLLGEHLPEGSLASSREKIVAALGEDPARDGLQITTAKGDDSQIARAVSQAIADRRVLSIEYYKENEDEFGTRRIEPYQLLNGQEGWYVHAFDLEREDSRSFRLDRIRSVDVTKDSFEPRPGIEPDVHGWPSTGEVAAARTARVWFSPERARWAREDRRVVEDLRDGAVIVELSFAGEGWLAREMLKEAGDAAVLEPEDARAAVLEAAESLLGAAKR; encoded by the coding sequence GTGGCCAAGGACACCGAAAAGCTCATCCGGCAGCTCTCGCTGATCTCGTTCCTGATGGCGGAGAGGCGGCCCGTGACCGCTCTGGAGATCAAGCGCGAGGTGGAGGGCTACTCCGGGATGAACGACGACGCGTTCGCCCGCCGCTTCTACGCGGACCGCGCCGAGCTCGAGTCGCTCGGCATCGAGCTGAAGGTGGACAAGCCGGCCGAGGGCTACTACGAGGCGGAGAACTACACGCTGCCGCCGGAGAACTTCTACCTGCCGGCGATCGAGTTCACCGACGGGGAGCTCGGGGCGCTGCGCACCTCCCTCACCCTGCTCGACGGCGAGTTCGCGTACGCGGAGCCGCTGCGCCTGGCGCTGCAGCAGCTGTCGTGGGGCAAGCCGTCGCCGCTCGCCGCGCCCGAGCACCGCTCCGTTTCGCTGGCCGTCACGGCTGGGGCCGGGGGGCGCGACCTGTCGCAGCGGCTGTCCAAGATCGAGACCGCGATCTTCCGTCGCAAGACGATCATCTTCGACTACTACACGATGGGCCGCGACTCGGAGGAGTCACGCAGGGTGGACCCCCACCACCTCCTCTTCAAGGGCGGCCAGTTCTACCTCGTGGGCCATTCGCACGAGCGCGGCGACATGCGCGTGTTCCGGCTGTCGCGCATCCGCGGCAAGGTGTCGTACGCGTCGAAGGCCGAGCACGACTTCACGCGCAGGGAGGACTTCGACCCGCGCGACTACGCCACCCGCACCGACTGGCAGCTCGGCGAGCCCGCGGGCACCGCGGAGGTGTGGATCTCCAACCGCATCGACTGGCTCGTGACACGCCACTTCGGCCACGCCGGCGAGATAACCGAGGCCGACGACGGCGTGGTCTTTCGGACCCCCTACGCCAACTCACGCCAGGTGGTGTCCTGGGTGCTCGGCCTCGGCGAGCGCGCGCGCATCCTCGGCCCGCCGGAGCTGGCCGAGGAGGCCGATCGCCGACTGGCCCTGGTGGTGGAGCGCCACTCCGAGGGCCCGGAGCTGGCGGCCGCGCGCAAGCGCCGCGCCGCGCCGGCCGCCGCCGGCGACGACGGTGGCGACGGCAAGCGCGAGACGCCGATCCGCCCCGAGCGCTTCGCCCGCCTGGTCACGCTCGCGGGCATCCTCATCCAGGCGGCACGCGACGGCGACAAGCTCGACGTGAGGGCGCTCTGCGAGAGCCTCCAGGTGAGCGAGGAGGAGTTGCGCGAGGACATCGACGTGCTGAACGTCGTGAACTTCGGCGGCGGCAGCTACGTGCTCTACGCCGAGATCCAGGGCGACGCGATCGAGGTGGACCCCGAGCCCTATGGCGACAACTTCGCCCAGCCGGCGCGCCTGCTGCCGCTCGAGGCCAAGGCGCTCGTGGCGGCCATCGACCTGCTGGGCGAGCACCTGCCCGAGGGCTCGCTGGCCAGCTCGCGGGAGAAGATCGTGGCGGCGCTCGGCGAGGACCCCGCGCGCGACGGCCTTCAGATCACGACCGCGAAGGGCGACGACTCGCAGATCGCCCGCGCGGTGAGCCAGGCGATCGCCGACCGCCGGGTGCTCTCCATCGAGTACTACAAGGAGAACGAGGACGAGTTCGGCACGCGCCGTATCGAGCCCTATCAGCTGCTCAACGGCCAGGAGGGCTGGTACGTGCACGCCTTCGACCTCGAGCGCGAGGACTCGCGCAGCTTCCGGCTCGACCGGATCCGCTCCGTGGACGTCACGAAGGACTCGTTCGAGCCGCGGCCCGGCATCGAGCCCGACGTGCACGGCTGGCCGAGCACCGGCGAGGTGGCCGCGGCGCGCACCGCCCGCGTGTGGTTCTCGCCCGAGCGCGCGCGCTGGGCGCGTGAGGACCGGCGCGTGGTGGAGGACCTGCGCGACGGCGCCGTGATCGTGGAGCTCTCGTTCGCCGGCGAGGGCTGGCTCGCGCGCGAGATGCTCAAGGAGGCCGGCGACGCCGCCGTCCTCGAGCCCGAGGACGCGCGCGCGGCGGTGCTCGAGGCGGCCGAGTCGCTGCTGGGCGCCGCCAAGCGCTGA
- a CDS encoding EcsC family protein, with protein MEPADRTLRAEGVESIPEGLWDRLRAEPERAPELIALAAAERFAAPAQRWVELVGSGPKAAEEARRKHVRLSTLEGAALGIGGWVTAGPDAAALVWIQCRMVFFIAASHGFDPTHPMRPAELLALYEVYETPTQAREALDGLGTPLARQMVERKLASSGDDKVAQRLLKLATRRLAKRGALRLVPFIASPLNAVSNRAATADLGMRALRYYGG; from the coding sequence GTGGAACCCGCCGACCGCACGCTCCGCGCCGAGGGCGTCGAGTCGATCCCGGAGGGCCTCTGGGACCGGCTCCGGGCGGAGCCCGAGCGTGCGCCGGAGCTGATCGCGCTGGCGGCGGCGGAGCGCTTCGCCGCGCCGGCCCAGCGCTGGGTGGAGCTCGTCGGCAGCGGGCCGAAGGCGGCGGAGGAGGCGCGCAGGAAGCACGTGCGGCTGTCCACCCTGGAGGGCGCGGCCCTCGGGATCGGCGGCTGGGTGACGGCCGGCCCGGACGCGGCCGCGCTCGTGTGGATCCAATGCCGGATGGTGTTCTTCATCGCCGCCTCCCACGGCTTCGATCCCACCCACCCCATGCGACCGGCCGAGCTGCTGGCCCTCTACGAGGTCTACGAGACCCCCACGCAGGCGCGCGAGGCCCTCGACGGGCTGGGCACGCCGCTCGCCCGGCAGATGGTGGAGCGCAAGCTCGCGTCGTCTGGCGACGACAAGGTGGCGCAGCGGCTCCTCAAGCTCGCGACCCGGCGGCTGGCCAAGCGCGGCGCGCTGCGGCTCGTGCCCTTCATCGCCTCCCCCCTGAACGCCGTGAGCAACCGTGCCGCCACGGCGGACCTCGGCATGCGGGCGCTGCGCTACTACGGTGGCTGA
- a CDS encoding HD domain-containing protein translates to MEQTALGIEKVFIRDLVDGQAVDAVFVVRERTRRQKRNGDPFLKLRLGDASGSLEAVAWDVVAELEDACGPGAVVRVKGHYEVDAKYGATLTLRAVRAAHAGEYEEADLHDAPPVPFEQMVSGLRELVDTVQDPHLRRLLDRIFDPESDTWRRYSVAPAAKRYHQAYRHGLLEHCLSVAEGVSAMSATFPGIDRDVAVTGALLHDIGKIDAYGGEGGAYDLTDLGKLCGEIPLGYYRVRRAIEELPGFPPETAEAVLHILLAHHGKLEHGSPVTPCTREATLVHMIDNLGGRLGSFDRLEKELQDGEHWSGFDRALSGSAYFARREAA, encoded by the coding sequence ATGGAGCAGACCGCGCTCGGCATCGAGAAGGTCTTCATCCGCGACCTGGTCGACGGCCAGGCCGTCGATGCCGTGTTCGTGGTCCGCGAGCGCACCCGGCGGCAGAAGCGCAACGGGGACCCCTTCCTGAAGCTCCGCCTCGGCGATGCCAGCGGGTCGCTCGAGGCCGTGGCTTGGGACGTGGTGGCCGAGCTCGAGGATGCCTGCGGGCCCGGTGCGGTCGTGCGGGTGAAGGGCCACTACGAGGTCGATGCCAAGTACGGCGCCACCCTCACGCTGCGGGCGGTCCGGGCCGCACACGCCGGCGAGTACGAGGAGGCCGACCTGCACGACGCGCCGCCTGTCCCGTTCGAGCAGATGGTCTCGGGCCTGCGCGAGCTGGTGGACACGGTCCAGGACCCGCACCTGCGCCGGCTGCTCGACCGGATCTTCGATCCCGAGTCCGACACCTGGAGGCGCTATTCGGTGGCGCCCGCCGCCAAGCGCTACCACCAGGCCTACCGCCACGGGCTGCTCGAGCACTGCCTGTCGGTGGCGGAGGGCGTGAGCGCGATGTCGGCCACCTTCCCCGGCATCGACCGCGACGTGGCCGTCACCGGGGCGCTGCTGCACGACATCGGGAAGATCGACGCCTACGGTGGCGAGGGCGGCGCCTACGACCTCACGGACCTCGGCAAGCTCTGTGGCGAGATCCCGCTCGGCTACTACCGCGTCCGCCGCGCGATCGAGGAGCTGCCCGGCTTCCCGCCGGAGACCGCGGAGGCGGTGCTCCACATCCTCCTCGCCCACCACGGAAAGCTCGAGCACGGCTCGCCCGTCACGCCCTGCACGCGCGAGGCCACGCTCGTGCACATGATCGACAACCTCGGCGGGCGGCTGGGCAGCTTCGACCGGCTGGAGAAGGAGCTGCAGGACGGGGAGCACTGGTCAGGCTTCGACCGGGCGCTGTCGGGCAGCGCGTATTTCGCGCGCCGCGAAGCGGCCTGA
- the rfbB gene encoding dTDP-glucose 4,6-dehydratase, producing MKLLVTGAAGFIGSTYVRVVADARPGDEIVVLDKLTYAGRRENLAGVEERITFVEGAIEDPGAVREAMEGCNAVVNFAAESHVDRSIAEQDVFAITHVIGTSVLLDAARELGVSRYLQVSTDEVYGSIEEGSFTETSPLAPSSPYSATKAAGDLLVSAHFHTYGIEAVICRGSNNYGPRQYPEKLIPLMVLNALHGDHLPVYGDGRQVRNWLYVEDFARAIDHVLREGVPGEVYNVGGPDEEENIEVVRRIIELTGADESLLEYVTDRPGHDRRYSLSRDKVEALGWKAQVHFREGLERTVDWYRDNRSWWEPIRSGDYRSYYERQYGRALGG from the coding sequence GTGAAGCTGCTGGTGACCGGCGCCGCCGGCTTCATCGGCTCCACCTACGTGCGCGTGGTGGCCGACGCCCGCCCCGGTGACGAGATCGTGGTGCTCGACAAGCTCACCTACGCGGGGCGGCGCGAGAACCTGGCCGGCGTCGAGGAGCGCATCACATTCGTGGAGGGAGCCATCGAGGATCCCGGCGCGGTGCGTGAGGCCATGGAGGGCTGCAACGCCGTCGTGAACTTCGCCGCCGAGTCGCACGTGGACCGCTCGATCGCCGAGCAGGACGTGTTCGCCATCACCCACGTCATCGGCACCAGCGTGCTGCTGGACGCCGCGCGCGAGCTCGGCGTGTCGCGCTACCTGCAGGTGTCCACCGACGAGGTGTACGGCTCGATCGAGGAGGGCTCGTTCACAGAGACCTCGCCGCTGGCGCCGTCCTCCCCCTACAGCGCCACGAAGGCCGCGGGCGACCTCTTGGTGTCCGCGCACTTCCACACCTACGGCATCGAGGCGGTCATCTGCCGCGGCTCCAACAACTACGGCCCACGCCAGTATCCGGAGAAGCTCATCCCGCTGATGGTGCTCAACGCGCTGCACGGCGACCACCTGCCCGTCTATGGCGACGGCCGCCAGGTGCGCAACTGGCTGTACGTGGAGGACTTCGCGCGCGCCATCGACCACGTGCTGCGCGAGGGGGTGCCGGGCGAGGTGTACAACGTGGGCGGCCCTGACGAGGAGGAGAACATCGAGGTGGTGCGGCGCATCATCGAGCTCACGGGCGCCGACGAGTCGCTGCTCGAGTACGTGACGGACCGCCCGGGCCACGACCGCCGCTACTCCCTGTCGCGCGACAAGGTCGAGGCGCTCGGCTGGAAGGCACAGGTGCACTTCCGCGAGGGCCTGGAGCGCACGGTCGACTGGTATCGCGACAACCGGTCGTGGTGGGAGCCGATCCGCTCGGGTGATTACCGCTCCTACTACGAGCGACAGTACGGGCGAGCGCTGGGTGGGTAG